The following proteins come from a genomic window of Neptunomonas concharum:
- the rpoC gene encoding DNA-directed RNA polymerase subunit beta', with translation MKDLLNLLKTQSQADEFDSIKISLASPEMIRSWSFGEVKKPETINYRTFKPERDGLFCAKIFGPVKDYECLCGKYKRMKHRGVICEKCGVEVTLTKVRRDRMGHIELASPVAHIWFLKSLPSRIGLMLDMTLRDIERVLYFESFVVIEPGMTTLERGQLLNDEQYFEALEEFGDEFDARMGAEAVQMLMASIDLEEEIQMLREEIPATNSETKIKKLSKRLKLCESFYKSGNKPEWMVMSVLPVLPPDLRPLVPLDGGRFATSDLNDLYRRVINRNNRLKRLLDLNAPDIIVRNEKRMLQESVDALLDNGRRGRAITGSNKRPLKSLADMIKGKQGRFRQNLLGKRVDYSGRSVIVVGPYLRLHQCGLPKKMALELFKPFIFSKLELRGYATTIKAAKKMVEREEPLVWDILDEVIREHPVLLNRAPTLHRLGIQAFEPVLIEGKAIQLHPLVCAAYNADFDGDQMAVHVPLTIEAQLEARALMMSTNNILSPANGEPIIVPSQDVVLGLYFMTRDRINAKGEGMVFSDIEEVERAYGAKQVDLQAKVKVRISEVIRDIEGNVTALTELKETTVGRAMLFSIVPDGLPFSLVNQTMKKKAISRLLNEAYRRCGLKDTVIFADQLMYTGFKQATTSGASIGVNDFVIPDEKAAIVGEADVEVKDIERQFADGLVTQGEKYNKVIDIWSRANELLAKRMMENLKTEKTIDREGNEVDQESFNSVYMMADSGARGSAAQIRQLAGMRGLMAKPDGSIIETPIVANFREGLNVLQYFISTHGARKGLADTALKTANSGYLTRRLVDVAQDLVITEADCGTENGLVMQPMIEGGDVVVALGDRVLGRVVAKDVLDPAGVDVLIPAGTLIDEAWVNRLENDERFSSIDEIIVRSAITCNTRFGICSACYGRDLGRGHGVNPGEAVGVIAAQSIGEPGTQLTMRTFHIGGAASRAAAVDSIQVKNGGEIRLHNLKYVETPAGMLVATSRSGELGVTDEHGRERERYKLPYGAVIKVKDGSSVDAGDIVANWDPHTHPIITEVAGKVVFMGMEDGITVKQTTDELTGLSTTEVLDAKDRPAAGKDIRPMIKLVDDKGNDICHPGTDAPAQYMLPAKAILNMVDGASVAVGDALARIPQEGSVNKDITGGLPRVADLFEARKPKESSILAEVSGIVTFGKETKGKKRLVITPNDAEPYELMIQKWRNLNVFEGEYVEKGEVISDGPSNPHDILRILGVERLAEYIVNEIQDVYRLQGVIINDKHIEVIVRQMLRKVEIVTSGDSTFIPGEQVEYAAVVAENAELEAADKIPAKFERVLLGITKASLATESFISAASFQETTRVLTEGAVTGKQDFLRGLKENVVVGRLIPAGTGLAYHSERKRKRALAQGTETVSAEEVQEALTAALNASLSNAD, from the coding sequence ATGAAAGATTTGCTGAATCTGCTTAAGACACAAAGCCAGGCTGATGAGTTTGACTCGATCAAAATCTCACTGGCATCACCAGAAATGATCCGCTCATGGTCTTTCGGTGAGGTTAAAAAACCAGAAACTATCAATTATCGTACGTTCAAGCCTGAGCGTGATGGTCTTTTCTGTGCGAAAATTTTCGGTCCTGTGAAGGACTATGAGTGCTTGTGTGGTAAATACAAGCGCATGAAGCACCGCGGTGTTATTTGTGAAAAGTGTGGTGTTGAAGTCACACTAACTAAAGTGCGTCGTGACCGTATGGGCCATATTGAATTGGCGTCCCCTGTTGCGCATATTTGGTTCTTAAAATCGCTTCCGTCCCGTATTGGCTTAATGCTGGATATGACGCTGCGTGATATCGAGCGTGTGCTTTACTTCGAATCATTTGTAGTGATCGAGCCAGGTATGACAACGCTTGAGCGTGGTCAGTTGCTAAACGATGAGCAATACTTCGAAGCGTTAGAAGAGTTTGGAGACGAATTCGATGCGCGTATGGGTGCTGAAGCAGTTCAGATGCTGATGGCTTCTATTGATCTGGAAGAAGAGATTCAGATGCTTCGTGAAGAGATTCCGGCAACTAACTCTGAAACTAAGATCAAAAAACTATCTAAGCGCTTAAAGTTGTGTGAATCATTCTACAAATCTGGCAACAAACCAGAGTGGATGGTTATGTCGGTTCTGCCGGTTCTGCCACCTGATCTGCGCCCACTAGTACCGCTGGATGGTGGTCGTTTCGCGACATCTGATCTAAACGACCTGTATCGCCGCGTTATCAACCGTAATAACCGTTTGAAGCGCCTATTGGATCTTAATGCGCCTGATATCATCGTACGTAACGAAAAACGTATGCTGCAAGAATCCGTTGATGCGCTGCTTGATAACGGCCGTCGCGGTCGTGCAATTACGGGTTCTAACAAACGCCCTCTGAAATCTTTGGCAGATATGATCAAAGGTAAGCAGGGTCGTTTCCGTCAGAACCTGCTTGGTAAGCGTGTAGACTATTCGGGTCGTTCTGTAATCGTAGTAGGTCCGTATCTGCGTCTACACCAGTGCGGTCTGCCAAAGAAAATGGCACTGGAGCTGTTCAAGCCATTCATCTTCTCTAAGCTAGAGTTGCGCGGTTACGCGACGACGATTAAAGCTGCGAAGAAAATGGTTGAGCGCGAAGAGCCATTAGTATGGGATATTCTGGATGAAGTTATCCGTGAGCATCCTGTGCTTCTGAACCGTGCACCAACGCTTCACCGTTTAGGTATTCAGGCGTTTGAGCCTGTTCTAATTGAAGGTAAAGCGATTCAGCTTCATCCGTTGGTTTGTGCGGCGTATAACGCTGACTTTGACGGTGACCAAATGGCGGTACACGTACCGCTGACTATTGAAGCACAGCTTGAAGCACGTGCTTTGATGATGTCCACCAATAATATTTTGTCACCAGCCAATGGCGAGCCTATCATCGTTCCTTCTCAGGACGTTGTATTGGGTCTGTACTTCATGACGCGTGACCGTATCAACGCTAAAGGCGAAGGTATGGTGTTCTCGGATATTGAAGAAGTAGAGCGCGCTTATGGCGCTAAACAGGTTGATCTTCAGGCAAAAGTTAAAGTTCGTATCAGCGAAGTTATCCGCGATATCGAAGGCAATGTAACTGCATTAACTGAGCTAAAAGAGACCACTGTGGGTCGCGCAATGCTGTTCTCTATCGTTCCAGACGGATTGCCATTCTCGCTGGTTAATCAGACGATGAAGAAAAAAGCAATCTCCCGTTTGCTGAACGAAGCGTATCGTCGTTGCGGTTTGAAAGACACGGTTATCTTCGCTGACCAGTTGATGTATACCGGTTTTAAACAAGCGACAACCTCAGGTGCTTCAATTGGTGTAAACGACTTCGTTATTCCTGATGAAAAAGCAGCCATCGTTGGTGAAGCAGATGTTGAAGTAAAAGACATCGAGCGCCAATTTGCAGACGGTTTGGTGACGCAGGGCGAGAAATATAACAAGGTTATTGATATCTGGTCGCGTGCTAATGAATTGTTGGCGAAGCGAATGATGGAGAACCTGAAAACTGAGAAAACCATCGATCGTGAAGGTAATGAAGTTGATCAGGAATCGTTCAACTCTGTTTACATGATGGCCGACTCCGGTGCCCGTGGTAGTGCTGCTCAGATTCGTCAGTTGGCAGGTATGCGTGGTTTGATGGCGAAGCCGGATGGTTCTATCATCGAAACGCCAATTGTTGCTAACTTCCGTGAAGGCCTGAACGTACTTCAGTACTTCATCTCTACTCACGGTGCTCGTAAAGGTTTGGCCGATACCGCACTTAAAACAGCGAACTCGGGTTACCTGACACGCCGTTTGGTAGATGTGGCGCAAGACTTGGTTATAACAGAAGCCGATTGTGGTACTGAGAACGGCTTGGTTATGCAGCCAATGATCGAAGGCGGCGATGTGGTTGTTGCTTTGGGTGATCGTGTTCTTGGGCGTGTTGTTGCTAAGGATGTATTAGACCCGGCTGGTGTTGACGTACTCATTCCAGCAGGTACGTTGATTGATGAAGCGTGGGTTAATCGCCTTGAGAATGACGAGCGCTTCTCCTCTATCGATGAGATTATCGTACGTTCTGCGATCACGTGTAATACTCGTTTCGGTATATGCTCTGCCTGCTATGGTCGTGATTTGGGTCGTGGTCACGGTGTTAATCCTGGTGAAGCGGTTGGTGTTATTGCGGCACAGTCGATTGGTGAACCAGGTACTCAGCTGACCATGCGTACCTTCCACATCGGTGGTGCGGCATCTCGAGCAGCAGCAGTTGATAGTATTCAGGTTAAAAACGGGGGTGAAATTCGCCTGCATAACTTGAAGTATGTTGAAACACCCGCAGGTATGCTGGTAGCCACCTCTCGTTCCGGTGAGTTGGGCGTTACCGATGAGCATGGTCGTGAGCGTGAGCGCTATAAATTGCCTTATGGTGCAGTCATTAAAGTTAAAGATGGCTCATCAGTGGATGCTGGTGACATCGTTGCTAACTGGGATCCGCATACTCACCCAATTATTACAGAGGTAGCGGGTAAAGTTGTCTTCATGGGTATGGAAGACGGTATTACTGTTAAGCAGACAACGGATGAACTCACAGGCCTATCCACTACTGAGGTCTTGGATGCTAAAGACCGTCCTGCTGCAGGTAAAGATATCCGCCCAATGATCAAGCTTGTCGATGACAAGGGCAATGATATCTGCCATCCAGGTACTGATGCACCAGCGCAGTATATGTTGCCGGCTAAAGCGATCTTGAACATGGTCGATGGTGCTAGTGTGGCTGTGGGTGATGCGCTAGCGCGTATTCCGCAGGAAGGTTCTGTAAACAAAGATATCACCGGTGGTTTGCCGCGTGTTGCAGACTTGTTTGAGGCGCGTAAGCCAAAAGAGTCTTCAATTTTGGCAGAAGTATCCGGTATCGTTACCTTTGGTAAAGAGACTAAAGGTAAGAAGCGTCTGGTGATTACACCAAATGACGCAGAGCCTTATGAACTGATGATTCAGAAGTGGCGTAACCTGAACGTATTCGAGGGTGAGTACGTAGAAAAAGGTGAGGTTATTTCTGATGGCCCGTCCAATCCACATGATATCCTGCGCATTCTAGGTGTTGAACGCCTAGCAGAATACATCGTGAACGAGATTCAAGACGTTTACCGTCTGCAGGGTGTAATTATCAATGACAAGCACATTGAAGTTATTGTGCGTCAGATGTTGCGTAAAGTTGAAATTGTTACATCCGGTGATTCTACCTTTATTCCTGGTGAACAGGTCGAATATGCCGCTGTTGTTGCTGAGAATGCAGAGCTTGAAGCGGCAGATAAGATCCCTGCTAAGTTCGAGCGTGTGCTATTGGGTATTACCAAAGCATCGTTGGCTACAGAGTCGTTCATCTCTGCAGCATCTTTCCAGGAGACAACACGCGTACTCACGGAAGGTGCGGTAACAGGCAAGCAAGATTTCTTGCGCGGCCTGAAAGAAAACGTTGTTGTAGGTCGTCTGATCCCTGCGGGAACAGGCTTGGCTTACCACAGTGAACGCAAGCGTAAACGTGCGCTTGCTCAAGGAACTGAAACAGTCAGTGCAGAAGAGGTGCAAGAAGCACTGACCGCTGCATTGAATGCTTCTTTGTCGAATGCTGATTAA
- the rpoB gene encoding DNA-directed RNA polymerase subunit beta has product MAYSYTEKKRIRKDFSKLLQVMDVPYLLAIQLDSYRKFLQEGVEAGDRKEEGLHAAFKSVFPIVSYSGNAALEYVGYRLGEPVFDVKECQLRGVTYAAPLRVKVRLVIYDRETSNKSVKDIKEQEVYMGEMPLMTDNGTFVVNGTERVIVSQLHRSPGVFFDHDKGKTHSSGKLLYSARIIPYRGSWLDFEFDPKDALFVRIDRRRKLPATILLRALGYEASEILEIFFENTNWTLSASGIQMELVPERLRGETMSFEIKSPQGDVVVEAGRRITPRHIKKMADASMTQLDVPMEYLAGKAIAKDIIDPATGELICPCNTEVTEELVAKLLAANVTAIETLYTNDLDCGPFISDTLRIDPTRSQLESLVEIYRMMRPGEPPTKESAEALFENLFFSEERYDMSAVGRMKFNRRLGRKEEVGSGVLDKDDILDVMKTLIDIRNGKGIVDDIDHLGNRRIRSVGEMAENQFRVGLVRVERAVRERLSMAESDGLMPQDLINAKPVAAAVKEFFGSSQLSQFMDQNNPLSEVTHKRRVSALGPGGLTRERAGFEVRDVHPTHYGRVCPIETPEGPNIGLINSLATFARTNDYGFLETPYRKVVDGVVTDDIEYLSAIEENKYVIAQASALMDENRRLTDELVAVRHQNEFTVMTPDRVDFMDVSPRQVVSIAASLIPFLEHDDANRALMGSNMQRQAVPTLRADKPVVGTGMERYVARDSGVCITAKRGGVIESVDAARIVVRVNDDEVTAGDAGVDIYTLTKYTRSNQNTCINQRSIVRQGEVVSRGDIMADGPSVDMGELALGQNMRIAFMPWNGYNFEDSILISERVVQEDRFTTIHIQELTCVARDTKLGSEEITSDIPNVGESALAKLDESGIVHIGAEVGPGDILVGKVTPKGETQLTPEEKLLRAIFGEKASDVKDTSLRVKGGTTGKVIDVQVFTRDGVQKDERALSIEKAEMDAIRKDLNDEYRIVEQATYERLAKVLVGLKADGGAGLKKGEEITDAFLGEIKKDEWFKIRVSDDAVSEQLEQAQAQLLERREELDKKFEDKKRKLQTGDDLAPGVLKIVKVYVATKRRVQPGDKMAGRHGNKGVISVIMPVEDMPYDENGEPVDIVLNPLGVPSRMNVGQILETHMGAAAKGLGRKINGMLEVEREKAETVKEIREFLHKIYNSELDGWESSRKEDLDSFSDDEIMELARNLCGGVPLATPAFDGAKEAEIKELLRLADMNDSGQVTLFDGRTGDQFERQVTVGYMYMLKLNHLVDDKMHARSTGSYSLVTQQPLGGKAQFGGQRFGEMEVWALEAYGAAYTLQEMLTVKSDDVNGRTKMYKNIVDGDHRMEPGMPESFNVLIKEIRSLGIDIELEND; this is encoded by the coding sequence ATGGCTTATTCATATACTGAAAAGAAACGCATCCGCAAAGATTTCAGCAAATTGCTGCAAGTCATGGATGTACCTTACCTGCTAGCGATCCAGCTAGACTCTTACCGCAAATTCCTCCAAGAAGGAGTGGAAGCCGGAGATCGTAAAGAGGAAGGCCTGCACGCGGCTTTTAAATCTGTATTTCCTATTGTCTCTTATTCCGGCAATGCGGCTTTGGAATATGTTGGCTATCGTCTTGGTGAGCCCGTATTTGATGTTAAAGAGTGTCAACTGCGTGGTGTGACCTATGCGGCACCATTGCGTGTGAAAGTTCGCTTAGTGATCTATGATCGCGAAACGTCGAACAAGTCAGTCAAAGATATTAAAGAACAAGAAGTCTACATGGGCGAAATGCCTTTGATGACGGATAACGGCACTTTTGTTGTCAACGGAACAGAGCGTGTTATTGTATCTCAGTTGCACCGTTCGCCGGGTGTGTTCTTTGATCACGATAAAGGTAAAACTCACTCTTCGGGCAAGTTGTTGTATTCAGCTCGTATTATTCCTTATCGTGGGTCTTGGTTAGACTTTGAGTTTGATCCAAAAGATGCGCTTTTCGTGCGTATCGATAGACGTCGTAAGCTACCAGCAACTATCTTGCTACGTGCGTTAGGCTATGAAGCAAGCGAGATTTTAGAGATTTTCTTTGAGAATACTAACTGGACTTTGTCGGCCAGTGGTATTCAAATGGAATTGGTGCCCGAACGCCTACGTGGTGAAACCATGTCGTTCGAGATTAAGAGCCCACAGGGTGATGTGGTTGTTGAAGCGGGTCGTCGTATTACTCCGCGCCACATTAAAAAGATGGCTGATGCCTCTATGACACAGTTAGATGTTCCTATGGAATATCTAGCCGGTAAGGCGATCGCCAAAGATATTATCGACCCTGCTACGGGTGAACTCATCTGCCCTTGTAATACTGAAGTGACTGAAGAGTTAGTCGCTAAGCTATTGGCTGCTAATGTAACGGCTATTGAGACACTCTATACCAACGATTTGGATTGCGGTCCGTTTATTTCTGATACATTGCGTATTGACCCAACTCGCAGCCAGTTGGAGTCTTTGGTTGAAATTTACCGCATGATGCGCCCTGGTGAGCCACCAACCAAAGAATCAGCAGAAGCGCTATTCGAAAACCTCTTCTTCTCTGAAGAGCGTTACGATATGTCTGCTGTTGGTCGTATGAAATTTAATCGCCGCCTTGGCCGTAAAGAAGAAGTTGGCTCTGGCGTACTGGATAAAGATGACATTCTTGATGTCATGAAAACTTTGATCGATATCCGCAACGGTAAAGGTATTGTTGATGATATCGACCATTTAGGTAACCGCCGTATTCGCTCTGTTGGTGAGATGGCAGAAAACCAGTTCCGCGTCGGCCTTGTACGTGTAGAACGCGCGGTCCGCGAGCGTCTGAGCATGGCTGAATCTGATGGTTTGATGCCTCAAGATTTAATAAATGCTAAGCCAGTGGCTGCTGCAGTGAAAGAGTTCTTTGGCTCTTCACAGTTGTCGCAGTTTATGGATCAAAACAACCCGTTGTCAGAAGTTACTCATAAGCGTCGTGTATCTGCATTGGGCCCCGGCGGTTTGACGCGTGAACGTGCAGGCTTCGAGGTTCGTGACGTTCACCCAACGCACTACGGTCGTGTATGTCCTATCGAAACGCCAGAGGGGCCAAACATTGGTTTGATCAACTCCTTGGCAACATTTGCGCGCACAAACGATTATGGTTTCCTTGAGACGCCATACCGTAAAGTGGTTGATGGTGTTGTTACTGACGATATCGAATACTTGTCAGCGATTGAAGAGAACAAATATGTCATCGCGCAGGCTTCGGCCTTGATGGATGAGAACCGTCGTTTAACTGATGAGCTGGTTGCGGTTCGTCACCAGAACGAATTTACGGTAATGACGCCTGATCGCGTTGACTTCATGGACGTTTCACCACGTCAGGTTGTATCTATAGCGGCCTCTTTGATTCCGTTCCTTGAGCATGACGATGCTAACCGTGCATTGATGGGTTCAAACATGCAGCGTCAGGCTGTTCCAACACTGCGTGCTGATAAGCCGGTAGTTGGTACGGGCATGGAGCGCTATGTTGCTCGTGACTCGGGTGTATGTATCACCGCTAAACGTGGTGGAGTTATCGAATCTGTTGATGCTGCACGTATTGTTGTGCGTGTGAATGATGATGAAGTGACAGCGGGTGATGCGGGTGTTGATATTTACACGCTGACCAAGTACACGCGTTCTAACCAGAATACTTGTATTAACCAGCGTTCGATTGTCCGCCAGGGCGAAGTGGTAAGCCGCGGTGATATCATGGCGGATGGTCCATCAGTTGATATGGGTGAGCTGGCGTTAGGCCAGAACATGCGCATCGCCTTCATGCCTTGGAATGGTTACAACTTCGAAGACTCGATCCTTATCTCGGAGCGTGTTGTTCAGGAAGATCGTTTCACAACGATTCATATTCAGGAACTGACCTGTGTGGCGCGTGATACCAAATTGGGATCTGAGGAAATTACTTCCGATATTCCAAATGTGGGAGAGTCTGCACTGGCCAAACTGGATGAGTCCGGTATTGTGCATATTGGTGCGGAAGTTGGCCCTGGAGATATCCTTGTCGGTAAGGTTACACCGAAGGGAGAAACTCAGCTGACTCCAGAAGAGAAACTGCTACGTGCGATCTTTGGTGAGAAAGCGTCTGATGTAAAAGATACCTCTTTGCGCGTTAAAGGTGGTACGACCGGTAAAGTTATTGATGTACAGGTCTTTACTCGTGATGGTGTTCAAAAAGATGAGCGTGCTCTCTCGATTGAAAAAGCCGAGATGGATGCTATTCGTAAAGACTTAAATGACGAATATCGCATTGTTGAGCAAGCAACTTATGAGCGCTTAGCAAAAGTGTTGGTTGGCCTCAAGGCTGATGGTGGTGCTGGCTTGAAGAAAGGCGAAGAGATCACAGACGCTTTCTTAGGTGAAATTAAGAAAGATGAGTGGTTCAAGATTCGCGTATCTGACGATGCCGTTTCTGAGCAGTTAGAGCAAGCACAAGCGCAATTGCTAGAACGTCGTGAAGAGCTTGATAAGAAATTCGAAGATAAAAAACGTAAGCTTCAGACAGGCGATGATCTTGCGCCAGGCGTTCTTAAGATCGTTAAGGTTTATGTGGCAACAAAACGCCGCGTACAGCCTGGTGATAAGATGGCGGGCCGCCACGGTAACAAAGGTGTTATCTCGGTCATTATGCCTGTAGAAGATATGCCTTACGACGAAAATGGTGAGCCAGTAGATATAGTGCTGAACCCGCTGGGTGTACCATCGCGTATGAACGTTGGTCAGATTCTAGAAACGCATATGGGTGCAGCCGCAAAAGGCCTGGGTCGTAAGATCAATGGCATGTTGGAAGTCGAGCGCGAAAAGGCAGAAACGGTCAAAGAGATTCGTGAATTCCTGCACAAAATCTATAACTCAGAGCTAGACGGCTGGGAGTCTTCTCGTAAAGAAGATCTGGATAGTTTCTCTGATGATGAGATTATGGAGTTAGCGCGCAATCTGTGCGGTGGTGTTCCATTAGCAACGCCTGCATTTGACGGTGCGAAAGAAGCAGAAATCAAAGAGCTTTTACGTCTGGCTGACATGAATGATAGTGGTCAGGTAACGCTGTTTGATGGTCGTACCGGTGATCAGTTTGAGCGTCAGGTGACTGTTGGTTACATGTACATGCTCAAGCTTAACCACTTGGTGGATGACAAAATGCATGCTCGTTCTACCGGTTCTTATAGCTTGGTTACTCAGCAGCCGCTGGGCGGTAAGGCTCAATTCGGTGGTCAGCGCTTCGGTGAGATGGAAGTGTGGGCACTAGAAGCTTATGGAGCCGCTTATACATTGCAGGAGATGTTAACCGTGAAGTCGGATGACGTTAATGGCCGTACCAAAATGTATAAGAATATCGTTGATGGCGACCACAGAATGGAGCCGGGAATGCCGGAATCATTCAACGTATTGATCAAAGAGATCCGCTCTTTGGGTATCGATATCGAGCTTGAGAACGACTAA
- the rplL gene encoding 50S ribosomal protein L7/L12 translates to MSLTKEDIINAIAEMSVMDVVELVSAMEEKFGVSAAAAVVAGPAGDAGAAAAEQTEFDVVLTAAGDKKVNVIKAVRAATGLGLKEAKEMVDGAPSTIKEGASKEEAEELKKALEEAGASVELK, encoded by the coding sequence ATGTCTCTGACTAAAGAAGATATCATCAACGCAATCGCTGAAATGTCTGTAATGGATGTAGTTGAACTGGTTTCAGCTATGGAAGAAAAATTCGGCGTATCTGCTGCTGCTGCTGTTGTTGCTGGCCCTGCTGGCGATGCTGGTGCTGCTGCTGCTGAGCAAACTGAATTTGACGTTGTTCTGACCGCTGCTGGCGATAAGAAAGTAAACGTTATCAAGGCTGTTCGTGCAGCTACAGGCCTAGGTCTGAAAGAAGCTAAAGAAATGGTTGATGGTGCTCCATCTACTATTAAAGAAGGTGCTAGCAAAGAAGAAGCTGAAGAGCTTAAGAAAGCACTGGAAGAAGCTGGCGCTTCTGTTGAGCTTAAGTAA
- the rplJ gene encoding 50S ribosomal protein L10, protein MALGLEDKKAIVAEVQEAAQSALSAVVADSRGVTVTDMTALRKQARENGVWLRVVRNTLARRAVAGSAFECLSDSFVGPTIIAFSNEHPGAGARILKEFAKGNDKFELKTAAFEGSVVDVSMLASLPTYEEGLAKLMSCMKEAAAGKLVRVIDAVRVQKEQEAA, encoded by the coding sequence GTGGCATTAGGACTAGAAGACAAAAAAGCGATCGTCGCTGAAGTCCAGGAAGCTGCTCAGAGCGCTCTATCAGCTGTAGTTGCTGACTCTCGCGGTGTAACCGTGACTGACATGACTGCGCTGCGTAAGCAGGCTCGTGAAAATGGCGTATGGCTGCGTGTTGTTCGTAACACGCTGGCTCGTCGTGCAGTAGCTGGATCAGCGTTCGAATGTCTGTCTGATTCTTTCGTTGGCCCTACTATCATTGCATTCTCTAACGAGCACCCAGGTGCTGGTGCGCGTATTCTGAAAGAATTCGCTAAGGGAAATGATAAGTTTGAGCTGAAAACAGCAGCCTTTGAAGGTTCAGTTGTAGACGTCAGTATGTTGGCAAGCTTGCCGACTTACGAAGAAGGTCTGGCAAAACTGATGAGCTGTATGAAAGAAGCAGCAGCTGGCAAGTTGGTACGTGTTATCGACGCTGTTCGCGTTCAAAAAGAGCAGGAAGCGGCGTAA
- the rplA gene encoding 50S ribosomal protein L1: MAKLTKRQKAIREVVESGKAYSITEAVETLAKISTVGFKESIDVSINLGVDPRKSDQVVRGSTVLPNGTGKDVRVAVFAQGENAEKAKEAGADVVGFEDLAEAMKGGDLDYGVVIATPDAMRVVGQLGQVLGPRGLMPNPKVGTVTPDVVTAVKNAKAGQVRFRTDKNGIIHAGVGKIEFAPESIQQNIEALLADLKKLKPASAKGVYVKKVTLSSTMGPGLLVDQASLNA, from the coding sequence ATGGCTAAGCTGACTAAGCGCCAAAAGGCGATCCGTGAAGTAGTTGAGTCCGGAAAAGCATACTCTATTACAGAGGCTGTAGAGACATTAGCAAAAATTTCGACTGTAGGCTTTAAAGAGTCTATCGATGTGTCTATCAATCTAGGTGTTGATCCTCGTAAATCTGACCAGGTTGTTCGCGGCTCTACTGTTTTGCCAAACGGCACAGGTAAAGATGTTCGTGTTGCTGTATTTGCTCAAGGCGAGAATGCCGAAAAAGCAAAAGAAGCTGGTGCTGATGTGGTAGGTTTTGAAGACCTTGCAGAAGCAATGAAAGGTGGTGATCTGGATTATGGCGTTGTAATCGCTACTCCTGATGCTATGCGCGTTGTGGGTCAGTTGGGTCAAGTTCTAGGTCCTCGTGGTCTGATGCCTAACCCAAAAGTTGGCACGGTAACGCCTGATGTTGTTACAGCGGTTAAAAATGCTAAGGCTGGTCAAGTACGCTTCCGTACAGATAAGAACGGGATCATCCATGCTGGTGTTGGTAAGATTGAATTTGCTCCTGAGTCGATTCAGCAGAACATCGAAGCATTGCTTGCTGATCTTAAGAAGCTAAAGCCTGCTTCTGCCAAAGGCGTTTATGTTAAGAAAGTGACACTGTCCTCTACTATGGGGCCAGGTCTGTTGGTTGATCAGGCGTCACTAAACGCTTAA